The Natronoarchaeum philippinense genome includes the window AGGGGTAGACGCGCTGGTTCTCGCCGGTCGCCGGACTCTCGGCGGTCGTCCCGTAGAACGGGTCCGTCGGGACGTACACCTGCGGGATCGAGATATCGCCGAAGGGGCTACTCCCCGTGCTCTCGACGATGCCGACGACCGTCGCTTCCCGGGTAGTGTTCTGCCCGACGCGGAGCCCGAGCGTGTCACCGACTTCCAGTTCGGGATCGAACAGCGATGCGGCCTCGCTGTTGATGACGACCTCGGTCGCGCCTTGCTCGAACGGCCCGCCCGACGCGAACTCGTTGTCCTCGAAGAACGCCGGCGACGTTGCTGTGGCGCTCTCCCAAGCGATCGATCGCCCCTCGTGTTGTAACGTCGAAGTCTGGACCGTCCCTTGAGGTACCACCCGATCGACATCCTGCAGTGACTCGATCTCGTCGACATCGCGCTCGGTGAACGCCGGCACCGTCGACGTGCCCGGCGGGCCCTGCTGGCCCTCGGGACCGACCGTCACCTGCATCTCCGGCGGCGCGTCGCCGGATACCTCACCGATGACCGCGGTCTGGAGGCTCGCGCCGAGCGTGACGAAGACGATCACCGCGGCGATCCCGATCGTGATGCCGACGACGGTCAGCGCCGACCGGAGGCCGTGCTCGCGGATCGCTCGCAGACTCAACTGGAGGCTCTCTCGTAGTTCCATCAACGATCGCCCTCCGTGGCGCGACGCCGATCCTCGACGTGCTCGATCCGGTCGATCTCGCCGTCCCGAAGGTGGACGATCCGCTCTGCGTGCTCGGCGACGGCGCGCTCGTGGCTCACGAGCAGTATCGTAGTGCCGGCCTCGTGGAGGCGCTCGAACTCACCCATGATTCGCTCGCCCGTCTCCGTGTCGAGGTTGCCAGTCGGCTCGTCGGCCAGCACGATCGCGGGATCGTTGGCGAGCGCCCGCGCGATGGCGACGCGCTGGCGCTGGCCGCCCGAGAGCTCGTTGGGGCGATGGTCGACCCGATCCGCGAGACCGACGCGAGCGAGCAGGTCGTCGGCACGTTCC containing:
- a CDS encoding ABC transporter permease, with translation MELRESLQLSLRAIREHGLRSALTVVGITIGIAAVIVFVTLGASLQTAVIGEVSGDAPPEMQVTVGPEGQQGPPGTSTVPAFTERDVDEIESLQDVDRVVPQGTVQTSTLQHEGRSIAWESATATSPAFFEDNEFASGGPFEQGATEVVINSEAASLFDPELEVGDTLGLRVGQNTTREATVVGIVESTGSSPFGDISIPQVYVPTDPFYGTTAESPATGENQRVYPSLTVVAEDYEAVPSVQSAVETYLEDESDARTLKPTEYEFSVQTNEELVDQIREVISTFTGFVAGIAVISLIVGAVGIANIMLVSVTERTREIGIMKAVGARRRDVLQLFLVEAVALGIAGAVLGTLVGLAGGYAATSYLDLPLTFAPEWFAAAVLVGVGVGVVAGLYPAWNAARVDPIEALRRE